In the Gasterosteus aculeatus chromosome X, fGasAcu3.hap1.1, whole genome shotgun sequence genome, one interval contains:
- the gramd2ab gene encoding GRAM domain-containing protein 2A isoform X3 — protein MMSENMEPGDDVSLLHSHEMEPPREEDGHCPLPFRLQLIDDLSYEDVKKCYRGSTVSKYNSQYHKLFQTVPKDEILMKVYSCALQRDILLQGRLYISRNWLCFYANLFGKDIKVCIPVVSVRLVKKHRTAGLVPNGLAITMDTAQKVNGKSLSLKQFLEEPISLSMDEFPAVLKWRRKPSLPVVSSSLPDLLGSSSPGLAADTPFITHTLTDSSLETETILLAEPVSELGHMEYQLLKLFILLVFFLVLSSCYLAFRVCRLEQQMSFLSSQPTLRDRCGELPCWLANQRTGT, from the exons ATGATGTCTGAGAATATGGAGCCGGGTGATGATGTCAGCTTGCTGCATTCCCATGAGATGGAGCCCCCCAGGGAGGAGGATGGACACTGCCCCCTGCCTTTCAG GCTGCAGCTGATCGACGACCTTTCTTACGAAGATGTGAAGAAGTGCTACAGAGGATCA ACGGTCAGCAAGTACAACTCCCAGTACCACAAACTGTTCCAGACTGTCCCCAAGGACGAGATCCTCATGAAGG tGTATTCGTGTGCGTTGCAGCGAGACATCCTGCTGCAGGGACGACTCTACATCTCCAGGAACTGGCTCTGTTTCTACGCCAACCTGTTTGGTAAAGATATCAAG GTGTGCATCCCGGTGGTGTCAGTTCGTCTGGTGAAGAAACACAGGACCGCCGGCCTTGTGCCCAACGGCCTGGCTATCACCATGGATACGGCGCAGAAG GTGAACGGGAAGAGTCTGAGTTTGAAGCAGTTTCTGGAGGAACCTATCTCTCTTTCCATG GATGAGTTCCCGGCAGTGTTGAAGTGGAGGAGAAAGCCTTCTCTCCCGGTTGTGTCCTCGTCCCTGCCAGACCTTCTGGGAAGCTCCTCCCCCGGCCTCGCTGCAGACACGCCCTTTATCACGCACACGCTCACAG acagcaGTCTGGAGACAGAGACCATCCTGCTGGCAGAACCAGTATCTGAACTGGGTCACATGGAGTACCAGCTGCTGAAACTCTTCATCTTGCT CGTCTTCTTCCtggtcctctcctcctgctaCTTGGCCTTCAGAGTGTGTCGCCTGGAGCAGCAGATGAGCTTCCTCAGCAGCCAGCCGACGCTAAGGGACAG ATGTGGAGAGTTGCCCTGCTGGCTGGCCAATCAGAGGACAGGAACCTGA
- the gramd2ab gene encoding GRAM domain-containing protein 2A isoform X2: MMSENMEPGDDVSLLHSHEMEPPREEDGHCPLPFRLQLIDDLSYEDVKKCYRGSTVSKYNSQYHKLFQTVPKDEILMKVYSCALQRDILLQGRLYISRNWLCFYANLFGKDIKVCIPVVSVRLVKKHRTAGLVPNGLAITMDTAQKYVFVSLLSRDSVYDVLRRICTHLQVNGKSLSLKQFLEEPISLSMDEFPAVLKWRRKPSLPVVSSSLPDLLGSSSPGLAADTPFITHTLTDSSLETETILLAEPVSELGHMEYQLLKLFILLVFFLVLSSCYLAFRVCRLEQQMSFLSSQPTLRDRCGELPCWLANQRTGT, encoded by the exons ATGATGTCTGAGAATATGGAGCCGGGTGATGATGTCAGCTTGCTGCATTCCCATGAGATGGAGCCCCCCAGGGAGGAGGATGGACACTGCCCCCTGCCTTTCAG GCTGCAGCTGATCGACGACCTTTCTTACGAAGATGTGAAGAAGTGCTACAGAGGATCA ACGGTCAGCAAGTACAACTCCCAGTACCACAAACTGTTCCAGACTGTCCCCAAGGACGAGATCCTCATGAAGG tGTATTCGTGTGCGTTGCAGCGAGACATCCTGCTGCAGGGACGACTCTACATCTCCAGGAACTGGCTCTGTTTCTACGCCAACCTGTTTGGTAAAGATATCAAG GTGTGCATCCCGGTGGTGTCAGTTCGTCTGGTGAAGAAACACAGGACCGCCGGCCTTGTGCCCAACGGCCTGGCTATCACCATGGATACGGCGCAGAAG TACGTGTTTGTGTCCCTGCTGTCCAGAGACAGCGTCTACGACGTCCTCCGGAGAATCTGTACTCACCTGCAG GTGAACGGGAAGAGTCTGAGTTTGAAGCAGTTTCTGGAGGAACCTATCTCTCTTTCCATG GATGAGTTCCCGGCAGTGTTGAAGTGGAGGAGAAAGCCTTCTCTCCCGGTTGTGTCCTCGTCCCTGCCAGACCTTCTGGGAAGCTCCTCCCCCGGCCTCGCTGCAGACACGCCCTTTATCACGCACACGCTCACAG acagcaGTCTGGAGACAGAGACCATCCTGCTGGCAGAACCAGTATCTGAACTGGGTCACATGGAGTACCAGCTGCTGAAACTCTTCATCTTGCT CGTCTTCTTCCtggtcctctcctcctgctaCTTGGCCTTCAGAGTGTGTCGCCTGGAGCAGCAGATGAGCTTCCTCAGCAGCCAGCCGACGCTAAGGGACAG ATGTGGAGAGTTGCCCTGCTGGCTGGCCAATCAGAGGACAGGAACCTGA
- the gramd2ab gene encoding GRAM domain-containing protein 2A isoform X1: MMSENMEPGDDVSLLHSHEMEPPREEDGHCPLPFRLQLIDDLSYEDVKKCYRGSTVSKYNSQYHKLFQTVPKDEILMKVYSCALQRDILLQGRLYISRNWLCFYANLFGKDIKVCIPVVSVRLVKKHRTAGLVPNGLAITMDTAQKYVFVSLLSRDSVYDVLRRICTHLQVNGKSLSLKQFLEEPISLSMVNISKHLSPLLLSVPSLDSCPLSWRLFKDEFPAVLKWRRKPSLPVVSSSLPDLLGSSSPGLAADTPFITHTLTDSSLETETILLAEPVSELGHMEYQLLKLFILLVFFLVLSSCYLAFRVCRLEQQMSFLSSQPTLRDRCGELPCWLANQRTGT; the protein is encoded by the exons ATGATGTCTGAGAATATGGAGCCGGGTGATGATGTCAGCTTGCTGCATTCCCATGAGATGGAGCCCCCCAGGGAGGAGGATGGACACTGCCCCCTGCCTTTCAG GCTGCAGCTGATCGACGACCTTTCTTACGAAGATGTGAAGAAGTGCTACAGAGGATCA ACGGTCAGCAAGTACAACTCCCAGTACCACAAACTGTTCCAGACTGTCCCCAAGGACGAGATCCTCATGAAGG tGTATTCGTGTGCGTTGCAGCGAGACATCCTGCTGCAGGGACGACTCTACATCTCCAGGAACTGGCTCTGTTTCTACGCCAACCTGTTTGGTAAAGATATCAAG GTGTGCATCCCGGTGGTGTCAGTTCGTCTGGTGAAGAAACACAGGACCGCCGGCCTTGTGCCCAACGGCCTGGCTATCACCATGGATACGGCGCAGAAG TACGTGTTTGTGTCCCTGCTGTCCAGAGACAGCGTCTACGACGTCCTCCGGAGAATCTGTACTCACCTGCAG GTGAACGGGAAGAGTCTGAGTTTGAAGCAGTTTCTGGAGGAACCTATCTCTCTTTCCATGGTAAATATCTCCAAACATCTGTCCCCTCTCTTGCTATCTGTCCCCTCCCTTGACAGCTGTCCCCTCTCTTGGCGTCTCTTTAAGGATGAGTTCCCGGCAGTGTTGAAGTGGAGGAGAAAGCCTTCTCTCCCGGTTGTGTCCTCGTCCCTGCCAGACCTTCTGGGAAGCTCCTCCCCCGGCCTCGCTGCAGACACGCCCTTTATCACGCACACGCTCACAG acagcaGTCTGGAGACAGAGACCATCCTGCTGGCAGAACCAGTATCTGAACTGGGTCACATGGAGTACCAGCTGCTGAAACTCTTCATCTTGCT CGTCTTCTTCCtggtcctctcctcctgctaCTTGGCCTTCAGAGTGTGTCGCCTGGAGCAGCAGATGAGCTTCCTCAGCAGCCAGCCGACGCTAAGGGACAG ATGTGGAGAGTTGCCCTGCTGGCTGGCCAATCAGAGGACAGGAACCTGA
- the LOC120808916 gene encoding proline-rich protein 5-like: MGSFRRPRPRFMSSPVLSDLARFHASSPSMQISNASVWNSVQSAVIKVFQGGELQTNELYTLNESIRWLLKTEMGSFITDYYQNQLLTRGLSEVLDQVLLHSGDQVLVVLADMWDRFFTEILPTLQAIFYPVQGQELTVRQMTLLAFRDLVLLKLQLKETLRTAASVPPAVTQMLLVLQGIHQCGAPSVEAHELEVLVEVSVSPFLGRVRPPRSLLESRHLWSSLGESFQPEITITRHHASSDSSSLAPLVEQEGEAYLEKAGGVRRHTVANAHSDVRLLSASGRMHAGTEKGGVEFLGEGEPIAQRTFSGQLDMVESLRGGVISLPHS; encoded by the exons ATGGGATCTTTTCGGCGGCCCAGGCCTCGCTTCATGAGTTCTCCGGTTCTGTCGGACCTCGCCCGGTTCCACGCCAGTTCTCCCTCTATGCAGATCTCCAACGCCAGCGTGTGGAACAG tgtgCAGTCAGCTGTGATCAAGGTGTTCCAGGGTGGAGAGCTGCAGACTAACGAGCTCTACACTCTTAACGAGAGCATCAG GTGGCTTCTCAAGACGGAGATGGGCTCCTTCATCACTGATTACTACCAG AACCAGCTGCTGACTCGAGGTCTCTCTGAAGTGCTGGACCAGGTCCTGCTTCACTCTG GTGACCAGGTGCTTGTGGTCCTCGCCGACATGTGGGACAGGTTCTTCACGGAGATCCTACCGACCCTGCAGGCCATCTTCTACCCAGTCCAG ggtcaGGAGCTGACAGTGAGGCAGATGACCCTTTTGGCCTTCAGAGACTTGGTACTGTTGAAGCTCCAGCTGAAAGAAACATTGAGAACTGCAGCCTCTGTCCCTCCAGCTGTCACTCAgatgctgctggtgctgcag GGCATCCACCAGTGCGGGGCTCCCAGTGTGGAGGCCCACGAGCTGGAGGTCCTGGTGGAGGTGTCCGTGTCTCCGTTCCTCGGCCGCGTTCGGCCCCCCAGGAGCCTTCTGG AGTCTCGCCACCTGTGGTCGTCGCTAGGCGAGAGCTTCCAGCCGGAGATCACCATCACGCGGCACCACGCCTCCTCAGACTCCTCGTCGCTCGCCCCGCTGGTGGAGCAGGAGGGCGAGGCCTACCTGGAGAAGGCTGGCGGCGTGCGGCGCCACACGGTGGCCAACGCACACTCCGACGTGCGCCTGCTGTCCGCGTCCGGAAGGATGCATGCTGGTACGGAAAAGGGGGGCGTGGAGTTCCTGGGGGAGGGCGAGCCAATAGCTCAGAGAACCTTCTCGGGACAGCTGGACATGGTGGAGTCTCTGAGGGGAGGAGTCATCAGCCTCCCTCACAGCTGa